One region of Endozoicomonas sp. Mp262 genomic DNA includes:
- a CDS encoding methyltransferase domain-containing protein codes for MSIYPLRCPVCHHPLQNSDSGLKCSSNHHFDRARQGYINLLPGHKKRSQNPGDDKLMVDARTKFLDTGHYAPVANALIEKVQGILANTTSPTVIDAGCGEGYYTHQLKTALSSSQIIGFDISRPAIMACSKRYSDIQWLVASVNDIPVLDSSADMVISIFSRCDWQQFARILKPGGTVVVLTPGSQHLHELREVIYEQVRPYPEDKLRQSLPEGFSLVDVHPIQGPMELIDSETLMNLLAMTPHYWRIKPRQKEKLLQTQQLTCHYDMRLSIIRKEIV; via the coding sequence ATGTCCATATACCCTCTTCGCTGCCCTGTTTGCCACCACCCCCTGCAAAACTCTGACTCTGGCCTGAAGTGCTCCAGCAATCACCACTTTGACCGGGCTCGACAGGGCTATATCAACTTATTGCCCGGCCATAAAAAGCGCAGTCAAAACCCCGGTGATGACAAGCTTATGGTAGACGCCCGCACAAAATTTCTGGACACCGGTCACTACGCACCGGTTGCCAATGCGCTCATTGAAAAAGTTCAAGGGATTTTAGCCAATACCACCTCACCGACAGTTATTGATGCCGGGTGTGGAGAAGGCTATTACACCCACCAGCTAAAAACTGCCTTATCATCCAGCCAGATCATTGGCTTTGATATTTCCCGACCTGCCATCATGGCCTGTAGTAAACGATATTCTGATATTCAGTGGCTGGTTGCCAGTGTTAACGATATTCCTGTACTGGATTCCAGTGCGGATATGGTTATCAGTATTTTCTCCCGCTGTGACTGGCAACAATTTGCCAGAATCTTGAAACCGGGCGGAACTGTTGTGGTTCTCACTCCCGGCTCACAGCATCTTCACGAGCTGCGTGAGGTTATTTATGAGCAGGTTCGTCCCTACCCGGAAGATAAACTACGGCAGTCACTGCCAGAAGGTTTTTCATTAGTGGACGTTCATCCGATACAAGGCCCTATGGAACTCATTGATTCGGAAACATTGATGAATCTACTGGCCATGACCCCACACTACTGGCGAATCAAACCCCGGCAAAAAGAAAAACTGTTACAAACACAGCAACTCACCTGTCACTATGACATGCGCCTGAGCATCATCAGAAAAGAAATAGTTTAA
- a CDS encoding alpha/beta hydrolase, whose amino-acid sequence MSYATVNGIQIAYEEDGSTDAPAVLLIHGLGMPLTGWPQGWRHYLVTQGYRVICLDNRDAGQSDILDHYGLPSPFDIAKASLLKKRIRSAYSLKDMAADAIGIMDHLAIDQAHIIGASMGGMISQRLAIHYPDRVKSLTPIMTMTGDRDIPYPSMKVQWVMLSQPRNGDRQAMMNHSEKLWRAIGSPAYPPSDEYLKAYINGLLDRGLHPKGAMRQLAAILAEEDRGPLLTKLDVPTLVIHGEADPLLNVTCGKQVAEKIPGAKIHIEPGMGHDFPEPIEEKLLKLITEHLKAADNRPE is encoded by the coding sequence ATGTCATATGCCACCGTCAATGGAATTCAAATAGCTTATGAAGAGGACGGTTCAACCGATGCTCCCGCTGTTTTGTTAATCCACGGGCTGGGCATGCCTTTGACAGGGTGGCCACAGGGCTGGCGTCACTACCTGGTAACCCAGGGCTACCGCGTTATCTGCCTGGATAACCGGGATGCCGGACAGTCTGATATACTTGACCATTATGGGCTTCCCTCTCCCTTCGATATCGCCAAAGCCTCACTGCTGAAAAAACGAATCCGGTCTGCCTACAGCCTGAAAGATATGGCTGCAGATGCTATTGGCATTATGGATCACCTGGCCATTGACCAGGCCCATATTATCGGTGCCTCCATGGGCGGAATGATCAGCCAGCGCCTGGCCATTCACTATCCGGATCGGGTAAAAAGTCTGACGCCGATCATGACCATGACCGGCGACAGAGATATCCCCTACCCCTCCATGAAAGTTCAATGGGTAATGCTCAGCCAACCCCGGAATGGTGACCGCCAGGCTATGATGAACCATTCCGAAAAACTCTGGCGAGCCATTGGCAGTCCTGCCTATCCGCCTTCTGACGAATACCTAAAAGCCTATATTAACGGGTTGCTGGATCGGGGATTACACCCCAAGGGTGCCATGCGCCAACTGGCGGCCATTCTTGCTGAGGAAGACCGTGGCCCTCTGTTAACTAAACTGGATGTCCCCACCCTGGTAATTCATGGCGAGGCCGACCCTCTACTCAATGTTACCTGTGGTAAGCAGGTTGCAGAGAAAATACCGGGAGCCAAAATACATATCGAACCGGGAATGGGTCATGATTTTCCCGAGCCTATTGAAGAAAAACTGCTTAAATTAATTACAGAGCACCTGAAAGCAGCTGATAACCGGCCAGAGTAA
- a CDS encoding pseudouridine synthase, whose amino-acid sequence MSNFIVPPCREPLTEHFRDSHIVVVDKPAGLLSVPGRPPNDKDSVLGRLQAIEPETRVVHRLDMSTSGLMVFGLHAESHRILSRQFQDRKVSKGYIADVWGILEKDSGEINLPLRCDWPNRPRQMVDFELGKPSLTRFHRLDHCKKYSRVKLEPVTGRSHQLRVHMAELGFPILGCEFYAHDEAQSASERLHLHACQLGFYHPVTHKLMNFNSPAPF is encoded by the coding sequence ATGAGCAACTTTATCGTCCCTCCATGCAGGGAACCCCTCACAGAACATTTTCGTGACTCACATATTGTAGTTGTGGATAAACCCGCTGGTCTTCTCAGCGTTCCAGGACGTCCGCCTAATGATAAAGATAGCGTCCTGGGTCGGCTGCAAGCCATAGAACCTGAGACCCGTGTCGTACACCGGCTGGATATGTCAACGTCAGGGCTTATGGTGTTTGGACTTCATGCAGAAAGTCACAGGATATTGAGCCGACAGTTTCAGGACCGTAAAGTCAGCAAAGGCTATATTGCTGACGTATGGGGCATACTGGAAAAAGACAGTGGTGAGATCAATCTTCCCTTGCGCTGCGATTGGCCTAATCGCCCCAGACAAATGGTGGACTTTGAATTAGGCAAACCTTCTTTGACGCGCTTTCACCGGCTTGATCACTGCAAGAAATACAGCCGGGTCAAACTTGAGCCTGTTACCGGGCGATCTCACCAGCTTCGGGTTCATATGGCCGAGTTAGGCTTTCCCATCCTGGGTTGTGAGTTTTATGCCCATGACGAAGCACAGTCCGCATCGGAAAGGCTGCACCTGCACGCCTGCCAACTGGGTTTTTACCACCCTGTAACCCATAAATTAATGAACTTTAATAGCCCTGCACCTTTTTAA
- a CDS encoding integron integrase produces MSSKFMQQVRNVLRVKRYSYKTEQSYCYWIKYFIRYHNLKHPQQLGPDDVKTFLTYLAVQRNVAAATQNQALNALNFLYTQIIGRPLGDVTKLVRAKKAAKIPVVFERDEINAIFSVINPLYKLPVQLMYGSGLRLMECLRLRIKDINFHRNSIVIRDGKGSKDRVTLLPESLIDSIQSRIKEVRHIHAADIEAGFGKVWMPDALSRKYPSEARSIHWQYVFCSNKRSIDPRDKEERRHHLDDSTLQRAVKQAIHRAGIEKKGSCHTFRHSFATHLLDDGYDIRTVQELLGHKDLKTTQIYTHVLNRGGNAVKSPLTRL; encoded by the coding sequence ATGTCATCTAAGTTCATGCAGCAGGTTCGCAATGTGTTACGCGTTAAAAGGTACAGCTATAAAACTGAACAATCGTACTGTTATTGGATCAAATATTTCATTAGATACCATAACCTGAAACACCCTCAACAACTCGGACCCGATGATGTTAAAACATTCCTTACCTATTTGGCAGTACAGCGTAATGTAGCTGCCGCTACACAAAATCAGGCATTGAATGCTCTCAACTTTTTATATACACAAATTATCGGGCGGCCTTTAGGTGATGTTACAAAGTTAGTTCGGGCAAAAAAAGCCGCGAAAATCCCGGTTGTTTTTGAACGAGATGAAATTAACGCCATTTTTTCTGTTATCAATCCCCTATATAAGCTGCCTGTACAACTGATGTATGGATCAGGGCTACGATTAATGGAATGCCTTCGCCTCCGTATTAAAGACATTAATTTTCACAGAAACTCTATTGTTATCCGGGATGGCAAAGGTAGCAAAGATAGGGTTACCTTGCTTCCTGAGTCCCTCATAGATTCCATTCAGTCACGGATTAAAGAAGTCCGGCATATCCATGCCGCTGATATTGAAGCAGGCTTTGGCAAAGTGTGGATGCCTGATGCCCTTTCAAGAAAATATCCATCCGAAGCACGCAGCATACATTGGCAGTATGTATTTTGTTCTAACAAACGCTCCATCGACCCAAGAGATAAAGAGGAGCGCCGCCATCATTTGGATGACAGTACTTTACAACGTGCTGTTAAACAGGCAATTCACCGGGCAGGTATCGAAAAAAAAGGCAGCTGCCACACCTTTCGCCACTCATTTGCTACCCACCTTCTTGATGATGGCTATGATATCCGTACCGTACAGGAATTGTTAGGTCATAAAGACTTGAAAACCACCCAAATATACACTCACGTACTTAACCGTGGTGGCAACGCTGTCAAAAGCCCATTAACCAGACTCTGA
- a CDS encoding DUF5062 family protein, with the protein MKKLKNETELVKEALRVGAIYAEKRKAGQIESSDPAKRKVEFVYRLLVHDNLIQPLEKGQESEPNMKRKLALWISRQLPPNHPLLS; encoded by the coding sequence ATGAAAAAACTGAAAAACGAAACTGAACTGGTCAAGGAAGCCCTGAGAGTGGGAGCGATCTATGCGGAAAAGCGTAAGGCAGGCCAAATTGAATCCTCTGACCCAGCCAAGCGTAAAGTGGAGTTTGTCTACCGTTTGCTGGTTCACGATAATCTGATTCAACCCCTGGAAAAAGGGCAGGAAAGCGAACCCAATATGAAACGCAAGCTGGCATTATGGATTTCCCGGCAACTGCCTCCCAACCATCCTTTATTGAGTTAA